The following proteins are encoded in a genomic region of Mobula hypostoma chromosome 23, sMobHyp1.1, whole genome shotgun sequence:
- the pigw gene encoding phosphatidylinositol-glycan biosynthesis class W protein: MKQKEYKEAFVSNLNGTTLTENSVALISCALCVVYRGLVLMYFFGGATESVWRKFLLIDFVVLVALPVFFCTVLSDVLHWIVLGLVAVLVISIFQVYCQRKRSIHQNFKEIMAGFLETSLDMDHIPFVTLFRVYVNILTSICILAVDFPIFPRRFAKAETYGTGYMDFGTAAFVFSNALVSPETRQRNKIVSHSKLVSVVKQIIAVWPLVFLGLARLFSVKTVNYHEHISEYGLHWNFFFTLAIVRILSSFLLILCPVRRSWILPCGIAICYQLLLETTNLKQFILHGSDGKDTRDGFINANREGLFSMFGYVSIYMAGVQTGIFIMKKRMLVIDWIKIQGCLAVSTLLLLLMLHVCEVVTEPVSRRLANLSYVIWTVEQSLFFISVKMLADFVLVFVKFLSGMTNVPCSWNILPDSARQRKERTLFKNNAVEKVDKTTIHFCLIDAISRNQLLFFLQSNVLTGLVNLTVDTIHTNTFISLFVLLVYTLCNCTFVYILHIKDITLKFW; this comes from the coding sequence ATGAAACAAAAAGAATACAAAGAAGCCTTTGTCAGTAACCTGAATGGTACTACTCTGACTGAGAATTCAGTGGCTTTGATTTCATGTGCATTATGTGTCGTCTATCGAGGACTGGTTTTAATGTATTTCTTTGGAGGAGCCACAGAATCGGTGTGGAGAAAATTCCTGTTGATCGACTTTGTTGTACTGGTGGCACTGCCTGTATTCTTCTGCACTGTTTTGTCGGATGTGCTTCACTGGATAGTGCTGGGTCTAGTAGCTGTTTTGGTGATATCTATATTTCAGGTATACTGTCAGAGAAAAAGGAGTATCCATCAGAACTTCAAAGAAATCATGGCAGGATTTTTGGAAACCAGTCTGGATATGGATCATATTCCCTTTGTCACCTTGTTTCGAGTCTATGTTAACATACTGACTAGCATCTGCATTCTAGCTGTGGACTTTCCAATATTTCCAAGACGTTTTGCTAAAGCTGAAACATATGGCACTGGGTATATGGATTTTGGTACAGCAGCTTTTGTATTTTCAAATGCACTTGTTTCTCCTGAAACAAGACAGAGGAACAAAATTGTATCACATTCTAAATTGGTTTCTGTAGTGAAACAGATAATAGCAGTCTGGCCATTAGTTTTCTTGGGATTAGCTCGTCTATTTAGTGTTAAGACTGTGAATTATCATGAGCATATCTCTGAATATGGTTTGCACTGGAATTTCTTTTTCACACTGGCAATAGTTAGGATCCTGTCATCTTTTCTTTTGATATTATGTCCTGTCAGAAGATCATGGATTCTGCCATGTGGCATTGCTATATGTTATCAATTACTCcttgaaacaacaaatttgaagCAATTCATATTACATGGCAGTGATGGCAAAGATACCAGGGATGGGTTCATTAATGCTAACAGAGAAGGACTCTTTTCAATGTTTGGATATGTATCTATTTACATGGCTGGTGTTCAGACTGGCATTTTTATTATGAAGAAGAGGATGTTGGTAATAGACTGGATAAAAATTCAGGGTTGCCTTGCAGTGAGCACTTTGCTGTTATTGTTAATGTTGCACGTGTGCGAGGTAGTCACAGAACCGGTATCGCGCCGGTTGGCTAATCTCAGTTACGTCATATGGACAGTTGAGCAGAGTTTATTTTTTATCAGTGTGAAAATGCTTGCTGATTTTGTGCTGGTATTTGTCAAATTTCTGTCAGGGATGACTAACGTGCCATGTTCATGGAACATTTTACCGGATTCTGCCCGACAGAGAAAAGAAAGGACTTTGTTCAAAAACAATGCTGTGGAAAAAGTAGATAAAACCACGATACATTTCTGTCTTATCGATGCCATAAGCAGAAACCAACTACTGTTTTTCCTGCAATCTAATGTTTTGACAGGTTTGGTGAATCTTACTGTAGATACTATTCATACCAACACATTTATTTCCTTATTTGTACTGTTGGTTTATACATTATGCAATTGTACCTTTGTATATATTTTGCATATCAAAGACATTACTTTAAAGTTCTGGTGA